GGAGCGCGTGCGCCTCCAACAGCGCGTCCAGGGCTGGAAGGAACAACTGGAGGCCGCGGATGCGGCCCTCGCGGCGGCGGCCATCACCCGGGACTGACCTCCCCCCGCCAGGGCCTGGAGCGCCGCCTCAGGCCCTGGCCTGCCGCCGGGCCGCGGAGTACGGCTCGGACATCGCGACCAGCACCCGGCGGGGCCCGCTGTACGGGGAGCGGCCATGGGCCGCGAGCATGTTGTCCACCAGGAGCACGTCGCCCCGCTGCCAGGGGTACTCGATGCACTCCACGCGGAAGGCCTCGCGCACCTGTTCGAGCACCTCTTCCGGAATGGGCGAGCCATCGCCGAAGCGCGCATTGCGCGGCAGCCCCTCCTCCCCGAAGAGCTCCTGGAGCGACTGCCGCGCCGCGGCCCCGACGCTCGAGACGTGGAACAGGTGCGCCTGGTTGAACCAGAGCGTCTCCCCCGTCTGGGGATGCTCCGCCACGCCCTGGCACACCTGACGGGTCCTCAGTCCGCCGTCCTGCTTCCACTCGAAGTCGATGCCCTGCTCCTGGCAGAACCGCTCCACCTCCGAGCGCTCCTTCGTCTGGAACACGACCTCCCAGGGGAGATCGACACCACTGCCGTAGTTGCGGACGTACATCACCTTCCGCTCCGCGAACCGCTGAAGCAGCTCCGGCCCGAGGCGCTGCGTGACCCGGCGGATGGACGCGAGCGTCGTCGCCCCACCCTTCACGGCGGGCTGGGCGCAGTAGAACATCAGCTTCATCGGCCAGTCCCGCTGGTACGCGTTCTCGCAGTGCAGCGGGATGACCTCCGGCGGAGGGTACTCGGTGGCCGTGTAGACGTTCGCGCCGACCGACGAGCGCGGCGTGGAGCGGTACACGTAGCTCAAGCGGGCGGGAGAGAGCTGCTCACTGAACTCCTCGAAGTCGCGCTGGGCCCGCACCTCGAAGCCGCGGAACAGGATGGCCCCATGGGTGCGCAGGTGCCCGTCGAGCAGCTCACGGTTCGCCTCCACCCATGGCGCGAGCCGCGTTCCCCGCGCCGTACAGCGCGCGAGCAGCGGCGCGTTGCGCTCGGAATCAACCACCTCGAAGTGGACGACCTCACTCTGACTCATAGCGGGAACTCCTTGTGGCCGAACAGGCGCTCCGCCGCGATGCGCTCCTCACGGCACTGAGCCAGCAGCCGATCGGACTCGACGATCGGCTTCGACTGGGCCGTGTAGTGGATGCTGGCGACGTAGTTCAACCAGGGCTCCTGTCCCATGGCGTAGATGAAGACGTTGCGCGCGGAGAACTGGTGGACGAGCTCCATGCCTCGCTGGCAGTCGGAGCCGTTGAGTCGGCGGCTCTGGTCCATGTTCCGTTCCAGCTTGCGCGTGAGCAGGGGGCCGTACAGCCAGGACTGCGGCGCCCCCTCGCACTCCATCCCGAGGAACAGCGTGTCCACGTCGCCGATGGCCTCGTGGACATGCCGATACATCCGGCCGTCCAGGTTGGCGCTGTCGGTGACGCACAGCGCGCGTCGGCCCTGGAGGTTGATCAGGTGGCCAATCTTGCTCCGGATGTCGAGGTCACCGTGCTCGCCCATGAACGGGATGCCGGTGATCGATCCACCCGGAATCTCCAGCGCATCCATCTCCTCCAGCTCGACGACATTCTTGAAGCCGAGCTGCTTGAACATGAGCTTCATGGAGGGATCCAGGAGCGCGTCGCCGCCGCCGCGCGGGACAACCAGGGTGTTCACCCGGTGGCGCAGTTGCAGCAGGGCCTCGAACAACACGTGATCCTGGTGGTTGTGGGTCAGCACGACGTAGTCGATCGTGTCGGGCAGGTCCTGGAACGAGAAGCGCCGGACGTCGCTCGGGTACTCGTAGCTGATGAACGGATCCAGCAGGATGGAGGTCTCGCGGCTCTCGAACAGCAGACAGGCGTGGCCGAAATACCGGACCCGCGGCTGGTCTCCGTCGTAGCGGGGCGTGCGCCGCGGCGGCGTCGGGGTGAGCAGTCCATCCACCAGCGGCCGCTGCTCCGGCGTGACGCCGAGCGCCTCATAGAGTCCGGCGGCGGTCCCCGGAGTGCGCTGCATCCGGAAGAGCGTGTCGATTCCCGGGTGGTCGAAGGACAACGGGAGGTGGAGCCGATCCGGCTGCTCGAGCCGCGGCGTGCTCAGGATGAAGGGCCGGTGATCCTGCTCGATGGGGTACAGCATGAGGCTCTGCAGATCCCGCCGGTAGTACCGGCTGCGGTAGAGCAACCCCTCGAGCAGGCGCAGTCCGGGGCGGTTCGAGCCGTCGTAGGTGAGCTCGACGAAGCCCCGGAGGCAGTCCGGCAGCTTCGCGTACAGCGCATCCATCGAGTAGCCCACGGCCTCGCGCTCGACGAGAGCCGTGGCCTCCGCGATCGCCTCGGCCAACTGGATGAGGTCCCCGAGCGAGGCCTGGGTGCGCTTGAGCAGCTCTCGCACGTCCGCGCTGCGGTCGGTCTCGTAGTCGATGACCGGTCCCCCGAGCATCCCCGGCTGTTTGACCGCCGCCATGTGCAGCCGCGGGTTCTGCACGTAGGACTTCATGATCTTCACGTGCTGATTCGCGGTGAGCATGGCCGCGGTCGCGGGCGGTATCAGATACGACCAGGCGTACCACTGGTTGAACAGTGGTTCGATCACCAGGTTCGGCTTCACGTACACCTGACTGTCACTCATCCTGGCCTCCGGATAGCGCCTGCTGCTTCGTCACGGTGGCCAGTGACCGCTCGATGGCGGCGCCCAGCTCACGCGCGACCTGTATGACCTGTGGCTGCTCGAGCACCGTGTAGTGCTCGCCCGGCACCTCTACCACGCGCAGCGCCCCCTGGCTGGCCTGCCGCCACCCCTCGAGTTGCCGCGCCTTCTGTGCGGCGGGCGCGTCCATCGCCTGCAACAGCACCAGCTCGCGCGAGTAGCCCCGCGGCTCGTAGCGCATGCCGGCCCGCAGGTTGCTCGTGAAGACCCGGTAGATCTGCTCCAGGCGCTTCAGGGACAGCGCGGGCGACAGCAGGCCCAGCGCGACGGCCCGCTCCCGCAGGTAGGCCAGCCGCTCCTCGCCCGCCAGGGCATCCAGATGGGGCGCCTCCGCCGCGAGCCGCTCGATGCCAGGGCCGAGCAGATCCACGACGAAGTGGCGGAACAGCTCCGCCTCGTCCAGCGCCTCCGCGGTGAGGTTCGAGAGCACGTTGCTGTCCAGCAACGCCACCATCGCGACCGTCCGGCCCTTCGCCTCCAGCTGGCGCGCCATCTCGTACGCGACGATGCCACCGAAGGACCAGCCGCCCAGGAGCACGGGACCCTCGGGCCACACCTGCTCGAGCGCCTCGCGGTAGTGGGCCGCCAGCTCGGAGAGCTCGAGCCGCGGAGCCTCCCCGGTCTCCAGCTCCGGCGCCTGGAAGGCGTAGACGGGCTGGCCGGAGCCGAGCAGCCGGCTCAGCACGTTGTAGGCGGACACGCCTCCGCCCACCGGGTGCACCAGGAACAGCGGCGGACGCTGGCCCTCGGCCTGGAGTCGGACGAGCGGGGTCGGACGGTTCGCCTCGGCCCCCTGCTCGATGCGGCGGGCCAGCGCCGCGATGGTCGGCGCCTCGAGGATCGCCCCCACCGGGAGGTGGAAGTCCTGCTCCTCGCGCAGGGTGGCGATGAGCTGCAGGGCCAGCAGGGAGTTGCCGCCCACCTCGAAGAAGCTGTCCTCCACCCCCAGCCCCGGCATCTTGAGCAGCCGGGTCCAGAGCTCGAGCAGCCGCGCCTCCCACTCCGTGCGCGGAGCGACGGGGGCCGCGCGGGGGCTGTCCCTCCGCTCCGGCGCCGGCAGCGCGCGACGGTCCAGCTTCCCGTTCGGCGTGACCGGCATCGCCTCGAGCCGGATGAAGGCCGACGGCACCATGTACTCGGGCAGCCGCGCCCGCAGGGCGGCGCGCAGCGGCTCGAGCGCCTCGGGCAGCGAGGGATCGCAGACGAGATAGGCCACCAGCCGCTTGTCGCCGGGCACGTCCTCCCGGGCGAGCACCACCGCCTCGCGGACGCCGGGGTAGGCCACCAGCGCCGTTTCGATCTCACCCAGCTCGATGCGGAAGCCGCGCAGCTTCACCTGGTGGTCGATGCGCCCGAGGTACTCGATGTCCCCGTTGGGCATGTACCGGGCCAGGTCTCC
Above is a window of Cystobacter fuscus DNA encoding:
- a CDS encoding MBL fold metallo-hydrolase; its protein translation is MSDSQVYVKPNLVIEPLFNQWYAWSYLIPPATAAMLTANQHVKIMKSYVQNPRLHMAAVKQPGMLGGPVIDYETDRSADVRELLKRTQASLGDLIQLAEAIAEATALVEREAVGYSMDALYAKLPDCLRGFVELTYDGSNRPGLRLLEGLLYRSRYYRRDLQSLMLYPIEQDHRPFILSTPRLEQPDRLHLPLSFDHPGIDTLFRMQRTPGTAAGLYEALGVTPEQRPLVDGLLTPTPPRRTPRYDGDQPRVRYFGHACLLFESRETSILLDPFISYEYPSDVRRFSFQDLPDTIDYVVLTHNHQDHVLFEALLQLRHRVNTLVVPRGGGDALLDPSMKLMFKQLGFKNVVELEEMDALEIPGGSITGIPFMGEHGDLDIRSKIGHLINLQGRRALCVTDSANLDGRMYRHVHEAIGDVDTLFLGMECEGAPQSWLYGPLLTRKLERNMDQSRRLNGSDCQRGMELVHQFSARNVFIYAMGQEPWLNYVASIHYTAQSKPIVESDRLLAQCREERIAAERLFGHKEFPL
- a CDS encoding TauD/TfdA family dioxygenase — encoded protein: MSQSEVVHFEVVDSERNAPLLARCTARGTRLAPWVEANRELLDGHLRTHGAILFRGFEVRAQRDFEEFSEQLSPARLSYVYRSTPRSSVGANVYTATEYPPPEVIPLHCENAYQRDWPMKLMFYCAQPAVKGGATTLASIRRVTQRLGPELLQRFAERKVMYVRNYGSGVDLPWEVVFQTKERSEVERFCQEQGIDFEWKQDGGLRTRQVCQGVAEHPQTGETLWFNQAHLFHVSSVGAAARQSLQELFGEEGLPRNARFGDGSPIPEEVLEQVREAFRVECIEYPWQRGDVLLVDNMLAAHGRSPYSGPRRVLVAMSEPYSAARRQARA